Proteins found in one Muntiacus reevesi chromosome 2, mMunRee1.1, whole genome shotgun sequence genomic segment:
- the PFKFB3 gene encoding 6-phosphofructo-2-kinase/fructose-2,6-bisphosphatase 3 isoform X4 encodes MPLELTQSRVQKIWIPVDHRPSLPRTCGPKLTNSPTVIVMVGLPARGKTYISKKLTRYLNWIGVPTKVFNVGEYRREAVKQYSSYNFFRPDNEEAMKVRKQCALAALRDVKSYLTKEGGQIAVFDATNTTRERRHMILHFAKENDFKVFFIESVCDDPTVVASNIMEVKISSPDYKDCNSAEAMDDFMKRINCYEASYQPLDPDKCDRDLSLIKVIDVGRRFLVNRVQDHIQSRIVYYLMNIHVQPRTIYLCRHGESEHNLQGKIGGDSGLSSRGRKFANALSKFVEEQNLKDLKVWTSQLKSTIQTAEALQLPYEQWKALNEIDAGVCEEMTYEEIKDTYPEEYALREQDKYYYRYPTGESYQDLVQRLEPVIMELERQENVLVICHQAVLRCLLAYFLDKSAEEMPYLKCPLHAVLKLTPIAYGCRVESIYLNVESVSTHRERSEDAKKGPNPLMRRNSVTPLASPEPTKKPRINSFEEHVASTSAALPTCLPPEVPTQLPGQNMKGSPGSVDASRMH; translated from the exons ATGCCCTTGGAACTGACTCAGAGCCGGGTGCAGAAGATCTGGATCCCGGTCGACCACCGCCCCTCGCTGCCCAGAA CTTGTGGGCCGAAGCTCACCAACTCCCCAACAGTGATTGTCATGGTGGGGCTCCCCGCCCGGGGGAAGACCTACATCTCCAAGAAGCTAACCCGCTACCTCAACTGGATTGGTGTCCCCACAAAAG TGTTCAACGTGGGCGAGTACCGCCGGGAGGCTGTGAAGCAGTACAGCTCCTACAACTTCTTCCGCCCTGACAACGAGGAGGCCATGAAAGTCCGCAA gcagtgtgCCCTGGCTGCCTTGAGAGATGTCAAAAGTTACCTGACGAAGGAGGGGGGCCAGATTGCA GTTTTCGATGCCACCAATACTACTAGAGAGCGGAGACACATGATCCTCCATTTTGCCAAAGAGAACGATTTCAAG GTGTTTTTCATTGAGTCTGTGTGCGATGACCCTACAGTTGTTGCCTCCAACATCATG GAAGTGAAAATCTCCAGCCCGGATTACAAAGATTGCAACTCCGCAGAAGCTATGGACGACTTCATGAAGAGAATTAACTGCTATGAGGCCAGTTACCAGCCCCTCGACCCTGATAAATGTGACAG GGACCTGTCGCTGATTAAGGTGATCGATGTGGGCCGGCGCTTCCTGGTGAACCGCGTGCAGGATCACATCCAGAGCCGCATCGTGTACTATCTGATGAACATCCACGTGCAGCCCCGCACCATCTACCTGTGCCGGCATGGCGAGAGCGAGCACAACCTGCAGGGCAAGATCGGGGGCGACTCGGGCCTGTCCAGCCGGGGCAGGAAG TTCGCCAACGCCCTGAGCAAGTTCGTGGAGGAGCAGAACCTGAAGGACCTCAAGGTGTGGACCAGCCAGTTGAAGAGCACCATCCAGACGGCCGAGGCCCTGCAGCTGCCCTACGAGCAGTGGAAGGCCCTCAACGAGATCGACGCG GGCGTGTGTGAGGAGATGACGTACGAGGAGATCAAGGACACCTACCCCGAGGAGTACGCGCTGCGCGAGCAGGACAAGTACTACTACCGCTACCCCACCGGGGAG TCCTACCAGGACCTGGTGCAGCGCTTGGAGCCGGTCATCATGGAACTGGAGCGGCAGGAGAACGTGCTGGTCATCTGCCACCAGGCCGTCCTGCGCTGCCTCCTGGCCTACTTCCTGGACAAGAGCGCAG AGGAGATGCCCTACCTGAAGTGCCCACTTCACGCTGTCTTGAAGCTGACACCCATCGCTTATG GTTGCCGAGTAGAATCCATCTACCTGAACGTGGAGTCTGTGAGCACACACCGGGAGAGGTCGGAG GATGCAAAGAAGGGACCTAACCCGCTCATGAGACGCAATAGTGTCACCCCACTAGCCAGCCCCGAGCCCACCAAAAAGCCTCGCATCAACAGCTTTGAGGAGCATGTGGCCTCTACCTCCGctgccctgcccacctgcctGCCCCCGGAGGTACCCACGCAGCTGCCCGGACAA AACATGAAAGGCTCCCCCGGCAGCGTGGACGCCTCCAGGATGCACTGA
- the PFKFB3 gene encoding 6-phosphofructo-2-kinase/fructose-2,6-bisphosphatase 3 isoform X1 yields MPLELTQSRVQKIWIPVDHRPSLPRTCGPKLTNSPTVIVMVGLPARGKTYISKKLTRYLNWIGVPTKVFNVGEYRREAVKQYSSYNFFRPDNEEAMKVRKQCALAALRDVKSYLTKEGGQIAVFDATNTTRERRHMILHFAKENDFKVFFIESVCDDPTVVASNIMEVKISSPDYKDCNSAEAMDDFMKRINCYEASYQPLDPDKCDRDLSLIKVIDVGRRFLVNRVQDHIQSRIVYYLMNIHVQPRTIYLCRHGESEHNLQGKIGGDSGLSSRGRKFANALSKFVEEQNLKDLKVWTSQLKSTIQTAEALQLPYEQWKALNEIDAGVCEEMTYEEIKDTYPEEYALREQDKYYYRYPTGESYQDLVQRLEPVIMELERQENVLVICHQAVLRCLLAYFLDKSAEEMPYLKCPLHAVLKLTPIAYGCRVESIYLNVESVSTHRERSEDAKKGPNPLMRRNSVTPLASPEPTKKPRINSFEEHVASTSAALPTCLPPEVPTQLPGQPLLGKACLT; encoded by the exons ATGCCCTTGGAACTGACTCAGAGCCGGGTGCAGAAGATCTGGATCCCGGTCGACCACCGCCCCTCGCTGCCCAGAA CTTGTGGGCCGAAGCTCACCAACTCCCCAACAGTGATTGTCATGGTGGGGCTCCCCGCCCGGGGGAAGACCTACATCTCCAAGAAGCTAACCCGCTACCTCAACTGGATTGGTGTCCCCACAAAAG TGTTCAACGTGGGCGAGTACCGCCGGGAGGCTGTGAAGCAGTACAGCTCCTACAACTTCTTCCGCCCTGACAACGAGGAGGCCATGAAAGTCCGCAA gcagtgtgCCCTGGCTGCCTTGAGAGATGTCAAAAGTTACCTGACGAAGGAGGGGGGCCAGATTGCA GTTTTCGATGCCACCAATACTACTAGAGAGCGGAGACACATGATCCTCCATTTTGCCAAAGAGAACGATTTCAAG GTGTTTTTCATTGAGTCTGTGTGCGATGACCCTACAGTTGTTGCCTCCAACATCATG GAAGTGAAAATCTCCAGCCCGGATTACAAAGATTGCAACTCCGCAGAAGCTATGGACGACTTCATGAAGAGAATTAACTGCTATGAGGCCAGTTACCAGCCCCTCGACCCTGATAAATGTGACAG GGACCTGTCGCTGATTAAGGTGATCGATGTGGGCCGGCGCTTCCTGGTGAACCGCGTGCAGGATCACATCCAGAGCCGCATCGTGTACTATCTGATGAACATCCACGTGCAGCCCCGCACCATCTACCTGTGCCGGCATGGCGAGAGCGAGCACAACCTGCAGGGCAAGATCGGGGGCGACTCGGGCCTGTCCAGCCGGGGCAGGAAG TTCGCCAACGCCCTGAGCAAGTTCGTGGAGGAGCAGAACCTGAAGGACCTCAAGGTGTGGACCAGCCAGTTGAAGAGCACCATCCAGACGGCCGAGGCCCTGCAGCTGCCCTACGAGCAGTGGAAGGCCCTCAACGAGATCGACGCG GGCGTGTGTGAGGAGATGACGTACGAGGAGATCAAGGACACCTACCCCGAGGAGTACGCGCTGCGCGAGCAGGACAAGTACTACTACCGCTACCCCACCGGGGAG TCCTACCAGGACCTGGTGCAGCGCTTGGAGCCGGTCATCATGGAACTGGAGCGGCAGGAGAACGTGCTGGTCATCTGCCACCAGGCCGTCCTGCGCTGCCTCCTGGCCTACTTCCTGGACAAGAGCGCAG AGGAGATGCCCTACCTGAAGTGCCCACTTCACGCTGTCTTGAAGCTGACACCCATCGCTTATG GTTGCCGAGTAGAATCCATCTACCTGAACGTGGAGTCTGTGAGCACACACCGGGAGAGGTCGGAG GATGCAAAGAAGGGACCTAACCCGCTCATGAGACGCAATAGTGTCACCCCACTAGCCAGCCCCGAGCCCACCAAAAAGCCTCGCATCAACAGCTTTGAGGAGCATGTGGCCTCTACCTCCGctgccctgcccacctgcctGCCCCCGGAGGTACCCACGCAGCTGCCCGGACAA CCTTTGCTAGGGAAAGCCTGTTT AACATGA
- the PFKFB3 gene encoding 6-phosphofructo-2-kinase/fructose-2,6-bisphosphatase 3 isoform X3: MPLELTQSRVQKIWIPVDHRPSLPRTCGPKLTNSPTVIVMVGLPARGKTYISKKLTRYLNWIGVPTKVFNVGEYRREAVKQYSSYNFFRPDNEEAMKVRKQCALAALRDVKSYLTKEGGQIAVFDATNTTRERRHMILHFAKENDFKVFFIESVCDDPTVVASNIMEVKISSPDYKDCNSAEAMDDFMKRINCYEASYQPLDPDKCDRDLSLIKVIDVGRRFLVNRVQDHIQSRIVYYLMNIHVQPRTIYLCRHGESEHNLQGKIGGDSGLSSRGRKFANALSKFVEEQNLKDLKVWTSQLKSTIQTAEALQLPYEQWKALNEIDAGVCEEMTYEEIKDTYPEEYALREQDKYYYRYPTGESYQDLVQRLEPVIMELERQENVLVICHQAVLRCLLAYFLDKSAEEMPYLKCPLHAVLKLTPIAYGCRVESIYLNVESVSTHRERSENMKGSPGSVDASRMH; the protein is encoded by the exons ATGCCCTTGGAACTGACTCAGAGCCGGGTGCAGAAGATCTGGATCCCGGTCGACCACCGCCCCTCGCTGCCCAGAA CTTGTGGGCCGAAGCTCACCAACTCCCCAACAGTGATTGTCATGGTGGGGCTCCCCGCCCGGGGGAAGACCTACATCTCCAAGAAGCTAACCCGCTACCTCAACTGGATTGGTGTCCCCACAAAAG TGTTCAACGTGGGCGAGTACCGCCGGGAGGCTGTGAAGCAGTACAGCTCCTACAACTTCTTCCGCCCTGACAACGAGGAGGCCATGAAAGTCCGCAA gcagtgtgCCCTGGCTGCCTTGAGAGATGTCAAAAGTTACCTGACGAAGGAGGGGGGCCAGATTGCA GTTTTCGATGCCACCAATACTACTAGAGAGCGGAGACACATGATCCTCCATTTTGCCAAAGAGAACGATTTCAAG GTGTTTTTCATTGAGTCTGTGTGCGATGACCCTACAGTTGTTGCCTCCAACATCATG GAAGTGAAAATCTCCAGCCCGGATTACAAAGATTGCAACTCCGCAGAAGCTATGGACGACTTCATGAAGAGAATTAACTGCTATGAGGCCAGTTACCAGCCCCTCGACCCTGATAAATGTGACAG GGACCTGTCGCTGATTAAGGTGATCGATGTGGGCCGGCGCTTCCTGGTGAACCGCGTGCAGGATCACATCCAGAGCCGCATCGTGTACTATCTGATGAACATCCACGTGCAGCCCCGCACCATCTACCTGTGCCGGCATGGCGAGAGCGAGCACAACCTGCAGGGCAAGATCGGGGGCGACTCGGGCCTGTCCAGCCGGGGCAGGAAG TTCGCCAACGCCCTGAGCAAGTTCGTGGAGGAGCAGAACCTGAAGGACCTCAAGGTGTGGACCAGCCAGTTGAAGAGCACCATCCAGACGGCCGAGGCCCTGCAGCTGCCCTACGAGCAGTGGAAGGCCCTCAACGAGATCGACGCG GGCGTGTGTGAGGAGATGACGTACGAGGAGATCAAGGACACCTACCCCGAGGAGTACGCGCTGCGCGAGCAGGACAAGTACTACTACCGCTACCCCACCGGGGAG TCCTACCAGGACCTGGTGCAGCGCTTGGAGCCGGTCATCATGGAACTGGAGCGGCAGGAGAACGTGCTGGTCATCTGCCACCAGGCCGTCCTGCGCTGCCTCCTGGCCTACTTCCTGGACAAGAGCGCAG AGGAGATGCCCTACCTGAAGTGCCCACTTCACGCTGTCTTGAAGCTGACACCCATCGCTTATG GTTGCCGAGTAGAATCCATCTACCTGAACGTGGAGTCTGTGAGCACACACCGGGAGAGGTCGGAG AACATGAAAGGCTCCCCCGGCAGCGTGGACGCCTCCAGGATGCACTGA
- the PFKFB3 gene encoding 6-phosphofructo-2-kinase/fructose-2,6-bisphosphatase 3 isoform X2, which translates to MPFRKACGPKLTNSPTVIVMVGLPARGKTYISKKLTRYLNWIGVPTKVFNVGEYRREAVKQYSSYNFFRPDNEEAMKVRKQCALAALRDVKSYLTKEGGQIAVFDATNTTRERRHMILHFAKENDFKVFFIESVCDDPTVVASNIMEVKISSPDYKDCNSAEAMDDFMKRINCYEASYQPLDPDKCDRDLSLIKVIDVGRRFLVNRVQDHIQSRIVYYLMNIHVQPRTIYLCRHGESEHNLQGKIGGDSGLSSRGRKFANALSKFVEEQNLKDLKVWTSQLKSTIQTAEALQLPYEQWKALNEIDAGVCEEMTYEEIKDTYPEEYALREQDKYYYRYPTGESYQDLVQRLEPVIMELERQENVLVICHQAVLRCLLAYFLDKSAEEMPYLKCPLHAVLKLTPIAYGCRVESIYLNVESVSTHRERSEDAKKGPNPLMRRNSVTPLASPEPTKKPRINSFEEHVASTSAALPTCLPPEVPTQLPGQNMKGSPGSVDASRMH; encoded by the exons CTTGTGGGCCGAAGCTCACCAACTCCCCAACAGTGATTGTCATGGTGGGGCTCCCCGCCCGGGGGAAGACCTACATCTCCAAGAAGCTAACCCGCTACCTCAACTGGATTGGTGTCCCCACAAAAG TGTTCAACGTGGGCGAGTACCGCCGGGAGGCTGTGAAGCAGTACAGCTCCTACAACTTCTTCCGCCCTGACAACGAGGAGGCCATGAAAGTCCGCAA gcagtgtgCCCTGGCTGCCTTGAGAGATGTCAAAAGTTACCTGACGAAGGAGGGGGGCCAGATTGCA GTTTTCGATGCCACCAATACTACTAGAGAGCGGAGACACATGATCCTCCATTTTGCCAAAGAGAACGATTTCAAG GTGTTTTTCATTGAGTCTGTGTGCGATGACCCTACAGTTGTTGCCTCCAACATCATG GAAGTGAAAATCTCCAGCCCGGATTACAAAGATTGCAACTCCGCAGAAGCTATGGACGACTTCATGAAGAGAATTAACTGCTATGAGGCCAGTTACCAGCCCCTCGACCCTGATAAATGTGACAG GGACCTGTCGCTGATTAAGGTGATCGATGTGGGCCGGCGCTTCCTGGTGAACCGCGTGCAGGATCACATCCAGAGCCGCATCGTGTACTATCTGATGAACATCCACGTGCAGCCCCGCACCATCTACCTGTGCCGGCATGGCGAGAGCGAGCACAACCTGCAGGGCAAGATCGGGGGCGACTCGGGCCTGTCCAGCCGGGGCAGGAAG TTCGCCAACGCCCTGAGCAAGTTCGTGGAGGAGCAGAACCTGAAGGACCTCAAGGTGTGGACCAGCCAGTTGAAGAGCACCATCCAGACGGCCGAGGCCCTGCAGCTGCCCTACGAGCAGTGGAAGGCCCTCAACGAGATCGACGCG GGCGTGTGTGAGGAGATGACGTACGAGGAGATCAAGGACACCTACCCCGAGGAGTACGCGCTGCGCGAGCAGGACAAGTACTACTACCGCTACCCCACCGGGGAG TCCTACCAGGACCTGGTGCAGCGCTTGGAGCCGGTCATCATGGAACTGGAGCGGCAGGAGAACGTGCTGGTCATCTGCCACCAGGCCGTCCTGCGCTGCCTCCTGGCCTACTTCCTGGACAAGAGCGCAG AGGAGATGCCCTACCTGAAGTGCCCACTTCACGCTGTCTTGAAGCTGACACCCATCGCTTATG GTTGCCGAGTAGAATCCATCTACCTGAACGTGGAGTCTGTGAGCACACACCGGGAGAGGTCGGAG GATGCAAAGAAGGGACCTAACCCGCTCATGAGACGCAATAGTGTCACCCCACTAGCCAGCCCCGAGCCCACCAAAAAGCCTCGCATCAACAGCTTTGAGGAGCATGTGGCCTCTACCTCCGctgccctgcccacctgcctGCCCCCGGAGGTACCCACGCAGCTGCCCGGACAA AACATGAAAGGCTCCCCCGGCAGCGTGGACGCCTCCAGGATGCACTGA